The DNA region GTGGACGCTCTATCACGCGTACGAGCGGTCGAACCCGTGGGCGTGGTCCGGCGAGGTGCCCCGCCGGGTGCTGATGCTCGACCGACTCGCGTGGGAGAACGGGTGGCCGACGGTCCCGACGCAGACGCCGAGTCGCGTCGCGTCAGCGCCGACGGTTGGTCGGTGACGCCGGGGTCAGTCGCCGTCGTCGTCGCGCTACTGCGGAACCGACCCGACGAGGGCGTCGACCGCTTCGTCGACGCCCCGTTCGTCGATGCCGTTCGCGCGGGCGCGGTTCCGCTCCAGACACGTCTGTAGCGACGCCGTCACGTAGACGAGGCGGATGTCCGGAAGTTGTAGAAACCGCTCCTGCCACTCGCGCCGATAGAACGTTCCGTCGAGCAGCCAATCTCCGTCGGGGTACTCGGCGACGCGGTCGTACAGTCGCTCGTACGTCCGCCGCGAGAAGTCGTCCGAGTGAAGCACCTCGAACGGCGTGCCCGCCGCCGCAAGTCGTTCGGCGACCCGCGTCACGAGGGTCGTCTTGCCCGCTCCGGGCGGGCCGCAGACGAGGAGAATCGTGCCGCGTTCGGTAGGCGACGCTCGGTTACTTCATCCGCTTGCGGAGGCTGTCGAGCGTCAACAGCCCCTGTATCGCGTACGAGAGCTTTCTGCTCTTCCGCGCGATGGTGGCGGCACCCAACAACAGTCCCGCGCGCTTGGTGTTGCCGCGCTTCCACGCCAGCCCCGCCTGCGCGAGAAGCGAGAGGAGGTTGAGTCGGTCGAGCGTGCTTCCACCTTTCTTGCCGTCGGTCGGGGTTCCGTCTACCATACGACATGATACGACGCCCAGATACGTAAGTCACGGGGCGGGAGTGTCAGATTCGCACGACTCGTTACACCGTCTTCTCCTCGGCGAGCGCACCCCGGTTATGCGCTTCGATGCGGTCCGAGACCCAATCGACCGCCGGCGTCGCCGTCACGCCGTGGATGACGACGGAGATGAGGACGGTACAGCCGACGAGCGCCCACAGCCTCGGCGCGTCGGGGAACGCGGCGCTGTTCAGCGCGTACGCGAGGTAGTAGAACGACCCGATGCCGCGGATGCCGAAGAACGCGATGGCGGCGCGTTCACGCCAGTCGCGGCTGAAGCCGAGCAGGCCGACGACGCCAGCGATGGGGCGGACGAGGAGCACGATGACTAGCGCGACGGCGACATCGACGAGCGTGAGCGGGTCGAGTAGTCCCGTGACGAGCGCACCGCCGAACAGCACCATGACGAGCGTCATCAGCGCCTGTTCGCCCTTCTCGGCGACGCTGTGAAGCGTCTCGTTGTAGTCGTGGCGGCGTTCGACACCCCTGAGAATCAGCGCCGCGACGAAGACGGCGAGGAAGCCGTACCCGTTGACCAACTCGGTGAGACCGTAGGCGATGAGCGTGCCGCCGAGCGCTTCGAGTCCCTCGACACTCTGGGCGAGTCGCGTCTCGGCGGTGACGCGGAACACGAGCGCCGCGAGCAGGTAGCCGACGACGACACCGCCGAGCAGACCGACGACGATTCGGTAGAGTACGTCGACGGTGACCCAGTCGCCGACCCAGTTTCCGGGAGCGAGGCCCTTCGTCGCGAGGGCGATGGCGAGGTAGGTAAAGGGGAACGCGAAGCTGTCGTTGAGCCCCGCCTCGGAGGTGAGCGCGAACCGAACCTCGTCGGCTTTCCCCGGTTGCCCTTCGGCCATCTCGGCCTCGTCGCCCTCGCCGGGCGACTCGACCTGCACCTCAGACGCGAGAACGGGGTCGGTCGGCGCGATGACCGCCCCGAGTAGTGCCGCCGTCGGTATCGCGAAGCCGAGGACGCCGAACCCGAGCAACGCGGCGGCAGCGATCGACAGCGGCATCGTGACGGCGAGTAGTCGCCACGTCGACGCCCACCCGGCGAGAGTGGGGGCGCGGTCGAGTTTCAACCCCGCGCTCATCAGTGCGAGTATGACGCCGAGTTCGGCGATTTTCTCCGCGAGGGTGCCGTACTTCAGCGGATTCGGGTCCGGGAGACCGAGCGGTAGCGTGAATACGATCGCGCCCAACGCGACGTAGAACATCGGTAACGAGATCGGCCTCTCGGAGACGACTCTGGGGAGGACGGCGACGCCGAGCAGCGCAAGCCCGAGAACGGTGAGCGCGACGATGTACGGTTCGACAGCCATACGACGGTGTAGCGCAAGCACGTCGAAATAACTGGTCCACTCGGAGGTGTGCTCCGGTCGACTCCAAACCGGTCGGCCGGGATTGTGTCAGCCCTTACAATCTCACTGAAACTCCGAACGCTCGGCTCCGACCGGGTGTTCGACGCCGGTGAGCCGACGAATCATTTCATCGCTTCGATCAGAGATACCGACGGTACTCGCATTGGCTGCAGGAGAGCATGTCGGACTCCACTCGGAGCACACCACCGCAGTAAGCGCACTGCCCGGCGAGACGGCCGTCGACCGTCGTGACCGCTCGTCGTAACCAACTGACCTCCTCGCGGAGTCGGTCGAGTTCCGCCTGCTGGCGGTGTTCGGATCGACGAACGGTGAGCGTACGTCGCTGCCCCGCCCGCTCTCGTGGCGACCGCTGACCTGGCGTCATATGGTACCATACGTCGCAATCCGGCTTGAGTCTCTGTACACGCCCGATATCCTGACGTTCTGTGTCAGGACTACTCTCCACTCGCGTCCGTGTCCGTGTCCGTCTTCGCCTCCGTCTCCGGCGTCGACCCGAGCGCGTCTATCGTCGGCTCCGGCGTCACCGACTCGCCGTGGAGGAGTTCGGTGAAGGCGATACGAAGCAGTTGTAGCGACAGCACCAACACGAGGGGGCCGAGAAACAGCCCGTACCAGCCGAACAGCATCGTCCCCATGATGTACGAGAACATCACGAGCCCGGTGTGGATCTTCCGTCCGGAGATGTACGGCCGGAGGACGGTCTGCGGGAGGATGTCGAGGAGGAGAAACGAGACGACGAGGAGGCCGAGCGGGTAGATGACGAGGCTTCCGGGGGCCTGAAACGCCCGGACGAGAAGCGCGAGCACGAGCGGTACGTACACTAACTTTCCGACGACGATGGGGACGAGCGTCGCCAGTCCGGTGAGCAGCGCGAGCAGCGCCGCCACCGGGATCGTCACCGGGTCCGGCGCGACGAGGTTGTACGCGTAGTAGACGGCCGTCGCCAGCACTGCGACGACGAAGATGAGCAGGATGTTGCCGAAGTACAGCGTCTCCAGGTCCCTGTCGACAGCCGTCGCGTATCCGTACGCCGCGCTTCCGGGTTCGGCCACGTCCGAGCGGAACCAGTCGGCGACCTGGTCACCGTCGCGGAGCAGGAAATACCCAATGGCGAAGGAGAGCGAGAGGTGGAGAAGCCCGTTGGCCACGGCTCCAAGCACGCCGACACCGGTGGTGAGCATCCCCTGTATCTGTCCGCCGCGGACCGCGTCGACGACGCGACCCGGTTGGTCGAGAAGCGACTGTAACTGCGAGGGGTTCCGACTTCCCGGCAGATACCGCAACAGTGTCTCTATCTGCCCGCCGGTGACCGAACTGAGTTCGTTGAGTCCGACGACGGTGACGGCTCCGACGACGAGAAACAGCGGCAGTATCGTCAACAGCAGCGTCGAGATGGCCGCGACGCCGTCCGACGGCGTCAGCGTCCGAACGCGCCGGTATATCGGGCGCGTGCCGTAGTACGCGAACAGGCCGAGGACGAGCGTCCCGACGAACGAGTAGGCGACGAACGCCAGCGTCGCCGCGAGTGCGAGCGTGATCGCCCACCACCCGAGGGTGTTCCGCGAGAGAGACGTGTCCTTATCGGTGAACATACCGTAGGCTACGGTGTCGAACGTGAAACCCGTGGGGGTGAAGCGGTGCCGCCGCGCTACTGCCGCGCCACTACCGCGCCACCGACGCGCGACGCCTCGGCCCCTTCAGTCGCGCTCCTCGAAGTCGAGCGCGACCGAGTTGATGCAGAAGCGCTTTCCAGTTGGCTGGGGCCCGTCGGAGAACACGTGGCCGAGGTGACCGTCGCAGTTCGCACAGCGAACCTCGATGCGGCGCATCCCGTGGCTGTTGTCCTCCAACGTCGTTATCTTCTCCTCGTCGGCGGCGTAGAAATTCGGCCACCCGCAGGCGGAGTCGTACTTGGTCTCCGAGTCGAACATCACCTCGCCACAACCAGCGCACCGGTAGACGCCGTCGTCGTCGCGATCGACGTGTTCGCCGCTGAACCTCGGCTCAGTTCCGCTCTCTCGGAGGATGTGGTACTCCTCGTCTGTGAGTCGCTCGCGCCACTCGGCGTCCGATTTCGGGAGGTCGGACTGGTGTTCGCTCATGGCTCCGAGTAGGGGACGACGCCGGTTAGGGGTTCTGTTCGCGGGTCTCGGAGGTGCCGCAGGCTTCGACCCGCTCCAGCACGACACCCTTTGCGAACCCACCGCGCGCCTCGCGTTTCTCGCGCCGCATGCGTTCCAGTTCGTCGGCGGCGACGTCCAGTTCCTCCCGTATCGCGTCGACGACTTCGAGTACGTCGGCCAACTCTTCGGGGCCACCGCTGTCCCGCGGGTCGCTCCGCTCACCGCTCGACTCCTCCGAGACGCTCCGCGCCTCGCTCTCGCGGAACTCCTCGG from Haloprofundus halobius includes:
- the msrB gene encoding peptide-methionine (R)-S-oxide reductase MsrB; this translates as MSEHQSDLPKSDAEWRERLTDEEYHILRESGTEPRFSGEHVDRDDDGVYRCAGCGEVMFDSETKYDSACGWPNFYAADEEKITTLEDNSHGMRRIEVRCANCDGHLGHVFSDGPQPTGKRFCINSVALDFEERD
- a CDS encoding cation:proton antiporter, with amino-acid sequence MAVEPYIVALTVLGLALLGVAVLPRVVSERPISLPMFYVALGAIVFTLPLGLPDPNPLKYGTLAEKIAELGVILALMSAGLKLDRAPTLAGWASTWRLLAVTMPLSIAAAALLGFGVLGFAIPTAALLGAVIAPTDPVLASEVQVESPGEGDEAEMAEGQPGKADEVRFALTSEAGLNDSFAFPFTYLAIALATKGLAPGNWVGDWVTVDVLYRIVVGLLGGVVVGYLLAALVFRVTAETRLAQSVEGLEALGGTLIAYGLTELVNGYGFLAVFVAALILRGVERRHDYNETLHSVAEKGEQALMTLVMVLFGGALVTGLLDPLTLVDVAVALVIVLLVRPIAGVVGLLGFSRDWRERAAIAFFGIRGIGSFYYLAYALNSAAFPDAPRLWALVGCTVLISVVIHGVTATPAVDWVSDRIEAHNRGALAEEKTV
- a CDS encoding nucleoside triphosphate pyrophosphohydrolase — translated: MSREYDKLVRDDIPGIIRDSGKRPVTHVADDEEYRKRLAEKLVEEAEEFRESEARSVSEESSGERSDPRDSGGPEELADVLEVVDAIREELDVAADELERMRREKREARGGFAKGVVLERVEACGTSETREQNP
- a CDS encoding AI-2E family transporter encodes the protein MFTDKDTSLSRNTLGWWAITLALAATLAFVAYSFVGTLVLGLFAYYGTRPIYRRVRTLTPSDGVAAISTLLLTILPLFLVVGAVTVVGLNELSSVTGGQIETLLRYLPGSRNPSQLQSLLDQPGRVVDAVRGGQIQGMLTTGVGVLGAVANGLLHLSLSFAIGYFLLRDGDQVADWFRSDVAEPGSAAYGYATAVDRDLETLYFGNILLIFVVAVLATAVYYAYNLVAPDPVTIPVAALLALLTGLATLVPIVVGKLVYVPLVLALLVRAFQAPGSLVIYPLGLLVVSFLLLDILPQTVLRPYISGRKIHTGLVMFSYIMGTMLFGWYGLFLGPLVLVLSLQLLRIAFTELLHGESVTPEPTIDALGSTPETEAKTDTDTDASGE
- a CDS encoding AAA family ATPase, which translates into the protein MLLVCGPPGAGKTTLVTRVAERLAAAGTPFEVLHSDDFSRRTYERLYDRVAEYPDGDWLLDGTFYRREWQERFLQLPDIRLVYVTASLQTCLERNRARANGIDERGVDEAVDALVGSVPQ